The Salminus brasiliensis chromosome 3, fSalBra1.hap2, whole genome shotgun sequence genome contains a region encoding:
- the cica gene encoding protein capicua homolog isoform X2 has translation MKPFKKQGRRSPPSTRAKGGKRRGPADASPEEERRDAEEKPKRSPSSPKRQSSSNSDSSLEEPLRTSRTPEAEGQREGILDVAGDSGKAEEHCGSFKSGGAQSDSNSSTTSANNSPNPSSSRKTATFKARVPKKKYTSEHCAGNHGNASTPSTPPQSNSSTAHNGSGASQGSAAAVHTNTHSQSNWLAEDSTTGIIHNSVNRAGEEGGERDKVSTSSPQRCSSTDTASEHSADVEVIARRSDHHLNSQGAQTQASHTALPENVPAGLSEALAKGLKNQRVLARVGEGEGWPPDRGQESSSVFRAGVLREVIRAQGSVEVQLNGEKSLSKYPFRGASETVDLILDAPPPGQAPVAIGTRVCVPFGGSTQGSEGAQQWYREGLVTQVDPHPAVSFPYRVQLREDPADEKERREAEEEGRGTTAQAVWVSRQSLRLLVPPWDLELPLSAEQGNDSRRMRGRERAWEDREEMEVEPELCHLSMVHGVTGPVLVRGMLHPGSAPSLPPSSSSTVSSAISSVLNIVPDRDWDRSREKELEKERELQRQLEKERERERVALQPSAPEEDMEVSHFSMAQIREGGLPSAMGSKSLGVPSQHRPILSKPTDYLSPHLSVVRGIGTSLAPHLSLVPHPTPSPVLLGLDQVAGAAVISSTPQLPPLPPSSSRSSLEKTSTSSSHGASGGGSGSSSSSRSRTPLTAAQQKYKKGDVVCTPTGIRKKFNGKQWRRLCSREGCSKESQRRGYCSRHLSMRTKEMEAGGGVGRDRSGASSTGTLTPDLRLGGRTSSEFDWDETSRDSSEASSRGGDSRPRLVLPSLLPQEIPRDLSRFDFDECEAANMLVSLGSSRSGTPSFSPVSNQSPFSPAPSPSPSPLFGFRPANFSPITAPSPLTSRRPRHLSGTKMGTPGSERERHLSGIMPTFQTNLTFTVPMSPSKRKLDAPPPPLPNASDYAKSDSQLSDLGLGLNAAAFRAVSPQSQPTTPSSLSFPRPRSATSRPSSSAASTPPPMLVSPTPPSPLPQDPGPRRFPLRDSPVIVRNPDVPLAKFSDGPLNRRTGSRSREYSQPSHLAVGLQAPVPINRAATNGAVLLRNPAPTLVLVTSAQSLTTVAAGRPAHSSPTPSSVSVSNAATGPTLASSGSGGRERERKPGDHADELGGVLPQPVACHPSPTALLPLILPAESPHPAPRKDIIMGRPGTVWTNVEPRSVPVFPWHSLVPFLETSQSNASTQPADGQALVNQSKEPRCGVALVTDGCTGQTGSERGSPSRPPPLVEEPPAEREGGDSETESDADDLFYSGGAQDPASSTGPVKRRTQSLSALPKDSDKKREKDHIRRPMNAFMIFSKRHRALVHQRHPNQDNRTVSKILGEWWYALGAKEKQKYHDLAFQVKEAHFRAHPDWKWCNKDRRKSLSEGRGTPGTKETRERSVSESTDSQLVSQGVEQKGAGSSWASPGSERRGVPMGGQHPRPRAFSQSAVHSLERRERERDLEKDETGSFQTRPTSLLQRRTSEDVTSDEERMVICEEDGDDDVIEGSIDLKCKERVTDSDEENDPADETDGKPMVRPISFSPGGVLSNNKDTGNQEENTESKRQQNTEDKKQSGRPKDGRGGGGGTGGGGGQVPSQSLQSSIPGLNVIPSTEPAVSQVLGSVRIAPTVVTNVVRPVASTPVPIASKPVEGGVAHGAPAPDGKAKLPTGAGGAAGSGAVPGGGYFPSSSPKPVGQGGLVTGLVLGGAFPNQPTVQLITPPQPLPGPTSSNGAPNNSALPIPLLHPQFLPTASLTPPSGEKPVTQLQYILPTLPATANPNSPSPQQTQQPPSVLALPTAPPAHVSLANGVHSGAGPGIRYASVGGVSPGGRVQAQSPVLQNKMLVPMATVRTGSAPPQPISLVAPPLPVQNGAPPGSKIIQIAPMPVVQTNVQPGGTIHSGGPFPVSVAAATVMASGTTPAQTVLLTPSPTRITYVQSTPGVAAPLPLGSTTAVSSPQQAPGPPGPAFLPSPMATLGFTAIAPAGHTLVHPIVAGQPPLLAPVPPPNCSSQPASASGPTRQLVTTIYPAPSVTLATGVVSMTTVPQSMASSTSTPTSPSSPHTISIASAVHSQPQIHTESQSKQEHVTMKIESTKGIESETQRETVLSNTASQAPPGVVAESSRVASPTSHSHTGSGPAASKLSMVPQKVKGQVKHVPSYQHGEERDCKKENRMECESDIDVGGRGSSRTERPGRERGTEGASTKGLLTENDCKEEHGRESERRDASGLDLPPPPPQTDTPTTKKTKFRPPPLKSTTDSVDKVLSGTYFEERLAELPEFKPEDVLPSPNLQSLATSPRAILGSYRKKRRNSTDLDSVDDPSSPRRKSRRLSSCSSEPNTPKSAAKCEGDIFTFDRTAGETEDILGELDRVPYSSLRRTLDQRRALVMQLFQEHGSFFPSAQATAAFQARYSDTFPTKLCLQLKIREVRQKIMQTATPGSSEATGPGGVTGGSDSTCTPGPSNPVGREEGGAELDEKGTGREEFKSNMGESQELK, from the exons ATGAAGCCCTTTAAAAAACAAGGCAGGCGGTCACCTCCTTCCACACGAGCTAAGGGGGGGAAGAGAAGGGGGCCAGCTGATGCAAGcccagaggaagagaggagagacgCAGAGGAAAAGCCCAAACGTTCGCCCTCTTCTCCCAAGAGACAGAGCTCTTCAAACTCAGACTCTTCGCTGGAGGAACCGTTGAGAACAAGCAGAACTCCAGAGGCGGAAGGACAAAGGGAGGGAATACTGGATGTAGCCGGGGACAGTGGGAAAGCAGAGGAGCATTGTGGGAGCTTCAAGTCGGGTGGAGCACAGAGtgacagcaacagcagcacaaCAAGCGCCAATAACAGCCCCAACCCCTCATCCAGCCGCAAGACAGCCACCTTTAAGGCCCGCGTGCCCAAGAAGAAGTATACCTCTGAGCACTGTGCTGGAAACCATGGCAACGCCAGCACTCCCAGTACTCCCCCACAGAGCAACAGCAGCACAGCTCACAATGGCTCTGGTGCTAGTCAgggctctgctgctgctgtgcacacaaacacccacagcCAAAGCAACTGGCTTGCTGAGGACAGCACCACAGGGATCATACACAACAGTGTGAACAGAGCGGGAGAAGAAGGGGGTGAGAGAGACAAGGTGAGCACATCCAGTCCTCAGCGCTGCTCCTCCACGGACACAGCCAGTGAGCACTCAGCTGATGTTGAAGTGATAGCACGACGTTCGGACCATCACTTAAACTCACAAGGAGCACAAACACAGGCTAGTCACACGGCTCTACCGGAAAATGTGCCAGCTGGGCTGTCTGAAGCACTGGCCAAGGGCTTAAAGAACCAGAGGGTGCTGGCCAGGGTTGGTGAAGGAGAAGGATGGCCACCTGACCGAGGGCAGGAGTCATCGAGTGTTTTTCGTGCTGGTGTCCTCCGGGAAGTCATCAGGGCGCAAGGAAGTGTTGAGGTGCAGCTGAATGGTGAGAAAAGCTTAAGCAAATACCCATTCCGAGGGGCTAGTGAAACAGTGGACCTGATTCTAGATGCACCCCCTCCAGGGCAGGCACCTGTGGCCATAggaacacgtgtgtgtgtgccttttgGAGGTAGCACTCAGGGCAGTGAGGGTGCACAACAGTGGTACAGAGAAGGCCTGGTCACCCAGGTGGACCCCCACCCTGCCGTGTCTTTTCCATATCGGGTTCAGCTACGGGAGGATCCGGCAgatgagaaggagagaagagaagctgAAGAGGAAGGGAGGGGTACTACTGCTCAGGCAGTGTGGGTCTCACGGCAAAGCCTTCGCCTCCTGGTTCCACCTTGGGACCTGGAACTACCACTGTCTGCTGAACAAGGGAATGATAGTCGAAGaatgagaggcagagagagagcgtgGGAGGACAGAGAAGAGATGGAAGTAGAACCAGAGCTGTGTCATCTCAGCATGGTGCATGGGGTGACTGGGCCAGTGTTAGTTAGAGGGATGTTACACCCTGGATCGGCACCTTCATTACCACCCTCTTCCTCTTCTACTGTTAGCTCTGCTATCTCTTCTGTTCTCAACATAGTTCCCGACAGAGACTGGGACCGAAGCCgagagaaggagctggagaaagagagagaactgcagaggcaattagaaaaagagagagaaagggaaagggtTGCTCTACAACCATCTGCCCCAGAAGAGGACATGGAGGTCAGCCATTTTAGCATGGCCCAAATCAGGGAAGGTGGCCTCCCCTCAGCCATGGGCAGCAAATCTTTGGGTGTGCCCTCCCAGCATCGGCCCATTCTTTCGAAACCTACTGACTACCTCAGCCCTCATCTGTCAGTGGTGAGAGGCATTGGCACCTCGCTAGCACCGCACCTGTCCCTTGTCCCTCACCCCACCCCCTCTCCTGTACTGCTGGGCCTGGACCAAGTTGCAGGGGCTGCAGTCATCTCTTCCACTCCACAGTTACCTCCCTTGCCTCCATCCTCTTCCCGCAGTTCCCTGGAGAAGACCTCTACTTCTAGCTCCCATGGTGCATCGGGAGGTGGCTCAGGCTCATCTTCTTCATCACGTTCCCGCACACCACTCACGGCTGCCCAGCAGAAGTATAAAAAGGGTGATGTGGTTTGTACTCCCACAGGCATCCGCAAAAAGTTTAATGGAAAGCAGTGGCGTCGGTTGTGCTCTCGTGAGGGCTGCTCCAAGGAGTCCCAACGACGTGGCTACTGCTCCCGCCACCTTTCCATGCGAACTAAAGAGATGGAGGCAGGAGGTGGAGTGGGCCGAGACAGAAGCGGTGCCAGCAGCACAGGCACCCTCACACCTGACCTCCGTTTAGGAGGTCGTACCAGCAGTGAGTTTGACTGGGACGAGACTTCGCGGGATAGTAGTGAAGCCAGCAGCCGCGGTGGAGATTCGCGTCCTCGTTTAGTCTTGCCTTCGCTTCTACCACAAGAGATACCACGTGACCTGTCACGCTTTGATTTTGATGAGTGCGAGGCTGCGAACATGCTGGTATCACTGGGCAGCTCACGCTCAGGCACTCCCTCATTTTCCCCAGTGTCCAATCAGTCGCCATTCTCCCCTGCGCcatctccttctccatctccacTTTTTGGATTCCGCCCAGCTAATTTCAGCCCCATAACCGCACCTTCACCTCTTACCTCTCGCCGCCCACGTCATCTCAGTGGCACTAAGATGGGCACCCCTGGCTCGGAACGGGAACGTCACTTGTCTGGGATCATGCCCACTTTCCAGACAAACCTGACCTTCACTGTGCCCATGAGTCCCAGCAAGCGCAAGTTGGATGCTCCACCTCCGCCACTTCCCAATGCTTCTGACTATGCTAAGTCTGATTCCCAGTTGAGTGACCTAGGACTGGGCCTAAATGCTGCAGCCTTCAGGGCGGTATCCCCTCAAAGCCAGCCTACCAccccctcctctctttcttttcccagACCAAGGAGTGCAACCAGCCGGCCCTCATCTTCTGCTGCGTCCACCCCTCCACCTATGTTGGTTTCCCCCACACCTCCTTCACCTCTTCCTCAGGACCCTGGCCCACGTCGCTTTCCTCTACGTGATTCACCTGTCATCGTCCGAAACCCTGACGTGCCCCTGGCTAAGTTTAGTGACGGGCCGCTGAACCGGAGAACGGGTTCCCGCTCAAGAGAGTACAGTCAGCCATCTCACCTCGCTGTGGGCCTCCAGGCACCGGTGCCCATTAACAGAGCTGCCACAAATGGTGCAGTCTTGCTCCGCAACCCTGCACCCACTTTGGTGCTGGTGACCTCTGCCCAATCACTGACCACTGTGGCTGCTGGGCGTCCAGCCCACTCAAGCCCTACCCCCAGCAGTGTGTCTGTCTCAAATGCAGCCACTGGTCCAACTTTGGCCAGTTCAGGCTctggagggagagagcgagagagaaagccaGGTGATCATGCAGATGAATTAGGAGGTGTGTTGCCACAGCCTGTGGCCTGTCACCCATCTCCCACTGCCCTTCTTCCCCTCATCCTGCCAGCAGAGTCTCCACATCCTGCTCCCCGCAAGGATATCATCATGGGACGTCCTGGCACAG TCTGGACTAATGTGGAGCCTCGATCTGTGCCAGTGTTTCCCTGGCATTCATTGGTTCCTTTTTTGGAGACCAGCCAATCAAATGCATCCACCCAACCTGCTGATGGCCAAGCACTTGTGAACCAGAGCAAAG AACCTCGGTGTGGAGTAGCTCTTGTGACAGACGGATGTACTGGCCAAACGGGTTCAGAGAGAGGGTCACCTTCCCGTCCACCACCCTTGGTAGAGGAACctccagcagagagagaaggaggagacagtgagacagagagtgatGCTGATGACCT ATTTTACTCAGGTGGAGCCCAAGACCCTGCTTCCTCCACTGGTCCAGTGAAAAGACGGACCCAGTCGCTCAGCGCTCTACCCAAAGACAGTGACAAGAAG agagagaaggaccacATCCGTCGGCCAATGAATGCGTTCATGATCTTTAGCAAGCGACACCGTGCCCTTGTGCACCAGAGGCACCCAAACCAGGACAACCGCACAGTCAGTAAGATCCTGGGAGAATGGTGGTATGCACTGGGTGCCAAAGAAAAGCAGAAGTACCATGACCTTGCCTTCCAG GTGAAGGAGGCTCACTTCAGGGCTCACCCTGACTGGAAGTGGTGTAATAAGGACAGGAGGAAGTCTCTATCTGAAGGCCGGGGCACTCCAGGGACCAAAGAGACTCGTGAGCGAAGTGTTTCTGAAAGCACAG ATTCCCAGTTGGTGTCTCAGGGGGTGGAGCAGAAGGGTGCAGGGTCTAGCTGGGCGTCACCAGGATCTGAGCGGCGTGGAGTGCCAATGGGAGGCCAGCACCCACGTCCCCGCGCATTTTCTCAGAGTGCAGTGCATAGcctggagaggagagagagagaaagggatctGGAGAAG gaTGAAACAGGTTCATTTCAGACTCGCCCCACTTCTCTCTTGCAACGCAGGACAAGTGAGGATGTGACCAGTGATGAAGAACGAATGGTCATCTGTGAAGAAGATGGAGATGATGATGTTATAG AAGGCTCAATAGACTTGAAGTGcaaagagagagtgacagacagTGATGAAGAGAACGACCCAGCAGATGAGACTGATGGCAAG CCAATGGTCCGTCCCATTTCATTCTCACCTGGGGGTGTATTGTCTAACAACAAAGACACAGGAAACCAGGAAGAGAACACAGAGAGTAAGAGACAGcaaaacacagaagacaaaaagCAGAGTGGAAGACCCAAAGatgggagaggaggaggtggaggaacaggaggaggaggagggcaggtCCCATCCCAGTCACTCCAATCATCCATCCCTGGTCTGAATGTCATTCCCTCAACTGAACCAGCAGTATCACAGGTGCTGGGGTCTGTCCGGATAGCCCCTACAGTGGTGACCAACGTGGTTCGACCTGTGGCCAGCACACCAGTTCCCATCGCCAGCAAACCTGTAGAAGGGGGAGTTGCTCATGGGGCTCCTGCCCCTGACGGGAAAGCCAAACTGCCGACTGGtgcaggaggagcagcagggAGTGGGGCTGTTCCAGGGGGTGGGTACTTTCCATCCTCTTCACCCAAACCTGTTGGCCAAGGAGGCCTAGTCACAGGTTTAGTCCTTGGAGGAGCCTTTCCAAACCAACCCACTGTTCAGCTCATTACCCCACCGCAACCCTTGCCAGGCCCCACCTCTAGTAATGGAGCACCTAACAATAGTGCTCTTCCCATTCCTCTGCTCCATCCTCAGTTCCTTCCAACAGCCTCTCTCACCCCACCTAGTGGTGAAAAACCTGTCACTCAGTTGCAGTACATCCTCCCGACTCTGCCTGCCACAGCCAACCCAAACAGCCCCTCCCCCCAGCAGACACAGCAGCCACCCAGTGTCCTTGCTCTGCCCACTGCCCCTCCTGCACACGTTTCACTGGCCAATGGAGTACATTCAGGGGCTGGGCCAGGGATAAGATATGCCTCAGTGGGAGGGGTCAGCCCAGGAGGAAGAG TTCAAGCGCAGTCTCCAGTTTTACAAAACAAGATGTTGGTTCCCATGGCAACCGTGAGAACAGGCTCCGCACCTCCGCAGCCCATTTCTCTCGTGGCCCCACCCCTTCCTGTTCAAAATGGGGCTCCACCAGGAAGTAAG ATCATTCAGATTGCACCAATGCCAGTGGTCCAAACAAATGTTCAGCCAGGAGGTACAATTCATTCTGGAGGCCCCTTCCCCGTCTCTGTGGCAGCAGCAACTGTCATGGCTTCTGGCACCACCCCAGCTCAGACAGTGCTTTTGACTCCGTCTCCTACAAG GATTACCTATGTTCAGTCAACCCCTGGGGTTGCCGCTCCTTTaccactgggctccacaacagCAGTCTCTTCCCCACAACAAGCCccaggccctccaggaccagcgTTTTTGCCCTCTCCCATGGCAACTCTTGGCTTCACTGCCATCGCCCCTGCTGGTCACACATTGGTGCATCCTATAGTGGCAG GCCAGCCTCCCCTTTTGGCTCCAGTTCCACCCCCCAACTGTTCATCTCAGCCTGCCTCGGCCTCAGGACCCACTCGCCAGCTAGTGACCACCATTTACCCCGCCCCCAGTGTCACCTTGGCGACGGGAGTGGTTTCCATGACGACCGTGCCACAAAGCATGGCCAGTTCCACATCAACTCCTACATCCCCCTCGTCACCTCATACGATATCCATAGCATCAGCTGTGCACTCACAGCCTCAGATTCACACAGAGTCACAGTCAAAGCAGGAGCATGTTACTATGAAGATCGAAAGCACTAAGGGGATAGAGTCAGAAACCCAGAGAGAAACAGTGTTGTCAAACACAGCAAGTCAAGCGCCGCCTGGTGTTGTGGCAGAATCATCACGGGTCGCTAGTCCGACCTCGCATTCACATACAG GAAGTGGGCCAGCAGCCTCCAAATTATCTATGGTGCCCCAGAAGGTCAAAGGTCAAGTCAAACACGTTCCCTCATATCAGCATGGAGAGGAAAGAGATTGCAAGAAGGAGAACAGGATGGAATGTGAGAGTGACATAGATGTTGGAGGTAGGGGCTCTTCTCGGACAGAAAGaccaggaagagagagaggaaccgAGGGAGCCTCCACCAAGGGTCTGCTCACTGAAAACGACTGCAAAGAGGAACATGGCAGAGAG tctGAACGAAGGGATGCGTCTGGGCTGGATctacctccaccaccaccacaaactGACACTCCTACAACCAAGAAGACCAAGTTCCGCCCCCCGCCGCTCAAGAGCACTACTGATTCTGTGGACAA AGTGCTCTCTGGCACATACTTTGAGGAGCGCCTTGCGGAGCTGCCAGAGTTTAAGCCAGAGGACGTGCTGCCTTCGCCCAACCTGCAGAGTCTAGCCACCTCTCCCAGAGCCATACTGGGCAGCTACCGCAAGAAGAGGAGAAActccacag ATCTGGACTCTGTCGATGACCCTAGTTCTCCGAGGAGAAAGAGCCGCCGCTTATCCAGCTGCAGCTCAGAACCCAACACACCTAAGAGTGCTGCCAAATGTGAAGGAGACATATTCACCTTTGACAGAACTG CAGGAGAAACAGAGGACATCTTGGGGGAACTGGACCGTGTGCCATATTCCTCTTTGCGTCGCACGCTAGACCAGCGGCGGGCCCTCGTCATGCAGCTCTTTCAGGAGCACGGTTCCTTCTTTCCCTCAG CTCAGGCCACGGCCGCATTCCAGGCACGCTACTCTGACACTTTCCCCACCAAACTGTGTCTGCAGCTGAAGATTCGTGAAGTGAGGCAGAAGATCATGCAGACAGCCACGCCTGGCAGTTCAGAGGCCACAGGTCCAGGAGGAGTTACTGGGGGATCAGACTCCACCTGTACCCCTGGACCGTCCAATCCTGTGGGCAGGGAGGAAGGAGGAGCAGAACTGGATGAAAAAGGCACAGGGCGGGAAGAGTTTAAAAGCAACATGGGCGAATCGCAGGAGCTGAAATAA